A stretch of the Cucurbita pepo subsp. pepo cultivar mu-cu-16 chromosome LG16, ASM280686v2, whole genome shotgun sequence genome encodes the following:
- the LOC111777628 gene encoding probable ubiquitin-conjugating enzyme E2 23: MEQQGSVDKESLIGTGNSYTNRDGVSSSENVHMTTINNDETRRTNENTSDKPSIPHIYRQDIVKSKGSGMIGIVTEVAGDADSDSDITDDEDEDEDEDGEDGEDDDGCDDDDGDGEKVGQNKENYGDDSNAKNSNRDNYKSQPLPDDEVRVLWMDESETTLNVNDLTVIDRGFLHGDFVAAVSDPTGQAGVVVDVNISVDLLVPDGSIMKDISSKDLKRVRDFTVGDYVVLGPWLGRIDDVLDNVTVMFDDGSKCKVTKAEPMRLKPVSKNILEDANFPYYPGQRVKASSSTVFKNSKWLSGLWKPNRLEGTVTKVAVGSVFIYWIASAGYGPDSSTTPAEEQTPKNLRLLTCFSHANWQLGDWCLLPSSFSSGLTKESSRTHRSDSVNNSLDSTQPEGVCDSEDVVLNELSGTTESTDLDSLSACDGNYRNPECNILPESSNSRALKETTHETWPLHRKKIRKVVIRRDKKARKKEENFERALLIINTKTKVDVAWQDGRTERGLDSTTLIPIDNPGDHEFVPEQYVVEKASDNDDDISESRRVGVVKSVHAKERTACVMWLKPVSRAEDPREFDIQEIVSVYELEGHPDYDYCYGDVVVRLSPVSESIESMSLGNDTEELKQQSSTNEMTNCTEKASGSQKIEDPSCSDDCIDFSDLSWVGNITGLKNGDIEVTWANGMVSTVGPQAIYVVGRDDDDESIAAGSEVSNGAASWETVDDDDERDSVDNAKEDIELQDTGVNSEEEGIEQNNSGRNLALSVPFAAIRFFTRLAAGIFSRGPRNPESMDVDSHSESETQSLEIQALEEKDSGLQSSSLKSNSFDASDMNSDCGRGEDNIASEPSEVSESADASSNLRTAESDGSACHEDGTCSFKGFDIAKDPLDHYFLGTNGQTNNGRKWLKKIQQDWSILQNNLPDGIYVRVYEDRMDLLRAVIVGAYGTPYQDGLFFFDFHLPPEYPDVPPSAYYHSGGWRINPNLYEEGKVCLSLLNTWTGRGNEVWDSKSSSILQVLVSLQGLVLNSKPYFNEAGYDKQIGTAEGEKNSLSYNENTFLLNCKTIMYLMRKPPKDFEELVKEHFRRRGYFILKACDAYMKGHLIGSLTEDASIRENSDPNSTSVGFKLMLAKIVPKLVSSLNEVGADCDDFKHFQQL, from the exons ATGGAGCAACAGGGTTCTGTGGACAAGGAATCTCTTATCGGTACTGGCAATAGTTATACGAATAGGGATGGTGTTTCTTCAAGTGAAAATGTCCACATGACAACTATAAATAATGATGAAACTAGAAGAACAAATGAGAATACAAGCGACAAACCTAGTATTCCACATATATACAGGCAAGATATTGTAAAAAGCAAAGGTAGTGGTATGATAGGGATTGTGACTGAAGTTGCTGGTGATGCTGATTCAGATAGTGACATTactgatgatgaagatgaagatgaagatgaggatGGTGAGGATGGTGAGGATGATGATGGttgtgatgatgatgatggtgatggAGAGAAAGTAGGacaaaacaaggaaaattATGGTGATGACAGTAATGCTAAAAATTCCAACAGAGATAATTATAAGAGCCAACCTCTTCCTGATGACGAAGTTCGAGTCCTTTGGATGGATGAAAGTGAGACAACTCTGAATGTTAATGACTTAACAGTTATAGATAGGGGATTCTTACATGGTGATTTTGTTGCTGCTGTTTCTGATCCAACTGGGCAAGCAGGTGTTGTGGTAGATGTAAATATCTCTGTTGATCTGCTGGTTCCTGATGGATCAATTATGAAAGATATATCATCTAAAGACTTGAAACGTGTGAGAGACTTCACTGTGGGGGATTATGTGGTCCTTGGTCCATGGTTGGGTAGAATTGATGATGTATTGGATAATGTGACTGTGATGTTTGATGATGGCTCTAAGTGTAAAGTCACAAAGGCAGAGCCAATGCGGCTCAAACCAGTTTCTAAGAATATCCTTGAAGATGCAAACTTCCCTTACTATCCTGGTCAGCGTGTAAAGGCGAGTTCTTCAACAGTTTTTAAGAATTCTAAATGGCTTTCTGGTTTATGGAAACCCAATCGCTTGGAAGGTACTGTCACCAAAGTTGCAGTTGGTTCAGTGTTCATTTATTGGATAGCATCTGCTGGATATGGACCAGATTCTTCTACCACCCCAGCCGAAGAACAGACTCCAAAGAACTTGAGATTACTGACTTGTTTCTCACATGCAAATTGGCAGTTGGGCGACTGGTGTCTTCTTCCCTCATCATTCTCCTCTGGCTTGACTAAGGAATCATCACGAACACATCGTTCTGATTCAGTGAACAACTCATTAGATTCCACACAACCGGAGGGTGTGTGTGATTCAGAGGATGTTGTGCTAAATGAATTAAGTGGGACAACTGAATCCACTGATCTTGATTCCCTTAGTGCATGTGATGGAAATTATAGGAATCCTGAATGTAATATTTTGCCTGAATCTAGTAATTCTAGAGCTCTCAAGGAGACTACCCATGAGACTTGGCCTCTACATCGCAAAAAAATTCGTAAAGTTGTCATCAGGAGAGATAAGAAGgctagaaagaaagaggaaaactTTGAGAGGGCCCTTCTAATTATCAATACTAAGACAAAAGTTGATGTTGCATGGCAGGATGGCCGGACAGAACGTGGACTGGATTCAACAACCTTGATTCCAATTGATAATCCAGGTGATCATGAATTTGTTCCGGAACAGTATGTGGTTGAGAAGGCCTCcgataatgatgatgatattagCGAAAGCAGGCGGGTTGGAGTTGTGAAAAGTGTTCATGCAAAGGAGCGCACAGCCTGTGTAATGTGGTTAAAACCAGTCTCCAGGGCAGAGGATCCTCGAGAATTTGACATCCAAGAAATTGTTAGTGTGTATGAACTAGAGGGGCATCCAGATTATGACTACTGTTATGGTGATGTGGTTGTTCGATTGTCCCCTGTTTCTGAATCTATAGAATCAATGTCTTTGGGTAACGATACAGAGGAATTAAAGCAGCAAAGTTCAACAAATGAGATGACGAATTGCACAGAAAAGGCTTCAGGAAGCCAGAAAATAGAAGATCCCTCATGTAGTGATGATTGCATTGACTTCTCAGATCTCTCTTGGGTTGGAAATATAACTGGTCTCAAGAATGGTGATATTGAAGTTACTTGGGCTAATGGCATGGTTTCAAcg GTTGGCCCTCAAGCAATTTATGTTGTCGGtcgagatgatgatgatgaatctATTGCTGCTGGGAGTGAAGTAAGTAATGGTGCTGCAAGTTGGGAAAcagttgatgatgatgatgaaaggGATTCTGTTGATAATGCTAAGGAG GATATCGAGCTGCAAGATACCGGTGTGAATTCTGAAGAGGAAGGAATTGAACAGAATAATTCAGGAAGAAATCTAGCTCTTTCTGTTCCATTTGCTGCAATTCGATTTTTTACTAGATTGGCTGCTGGAATATTCTCACGAGGACCAAGAAATCCAGAATCAATGGATGTGGATTCCCACAGTGAAAGTGAAACTCAATCCTTGGAAATTCAAGCTTTAGAGGAAAAAGATTCTGGGCTTCAGTCTAGCTCTCTTAAATCCAATTCTTTTGATGCTTCTGATATGAACTCTGATTGTGGAAGAGGAGAGGATAATATTGCTTCAGAGCCATCAGAAGTGTCGGAATCGGCAGACGCTTCAAGCAACCTGAGGACTGCAGAATCAGATGGTTCAGCATGCCATGAGGATGGCACCTGCAGCTTCAAAGGGTTTGATATAGCTAAAGATCCTTTGGACCATTATTTCCTTGGTACAAATGGACAA ACTAATAATGGAAGGAAATGGCTCAAGAAAATCCAGCAAGATTGGAGTATCCTCCAGAACAATTTGCCAG ATGGGATATACGTTCGAGTCTATGAAGACCGTATGGATCTCTTAAGAGCAGTCATTGTTGGGGCTTACGGGACTCCGTACCAAGATGgcctcttcttcttcgattttCACCTCCCACCAGAGTATCCCGACGTTCCACCA TCAGCGTATTATCATTCAGGTGGGTGGCGGATAAATCCGAATCTTTACGAGGAAGGCAAAGTCTGCCTTAGCCTTTTAAATACTTGGACGGGTAGAGGAAATGAAGTGTGGGATTCAAAGTCCTCTAGCATCCTTCAAGTGTTGGTCTCGCTTCAGGGATTAGTGTTGAATTCTAAACCATATTTTAATGAAGCTGGATATGACAAGCAAATTGGAACAGCAGAAGGAGAGAAAAATTCCTTGTCGTACAATGAAAACACTTTCTTATTAAACTGCAAGACAATAATGTATCTTATGAGGAAGCCTCCCAAG GACTTTGAAGAACTGGTTAAAGAACATTTCAGGAGGCGTGGATATTTCATCCTGAAGGCCTGTGATGCATACATGAAAGGTCACTTAATTGGCTCGCTTACGGAAGATGCCTCTATAAGAGAGAACAGCGATCCCAACTCGACGTCGGTCGGCTTTAAGCTTATGCTTGCTAAGATCGTTCCGAAGCTCGTCTCATCGTTGAACGAAGTTGGAGCTGATTGTGACGATTTTAAGCATTTTCAACAGTTGTAG
- the LOC111777617 gene encoding translation initiation factor IF3-1, mitochondrial-like — MAVFCRINQSKLKSLSDQFKRHYFQISHAASLDSGRITKHVLGCVERTIPRRPADCGGNVRFFAAPVQFQGKAKKEEKDTSGPRLNDKIKADFVRLVSDDGHTVLKLHEALARARELNLDLVEVQTKANPPVCKIMDFHREKYKQQIREKDRVKSKAELSLKKGDHKEVRFTGKTEEKDLRMKADMVKRLMERGYRVKCSARGGEDQDLGGLLSRLSALIEDVAVVESGPRVERGQAYVIVRHVKFGPSKKGGGGKASNVVANAKQKAQNGTTSPTSPAARSSSPREEEIDPEVDFESSKETTWSVVDGNNDFDEVFDLKDDANGTPSNTAAKKMNVSDLSQPRGLPDSGRTSSVPLSRQDPSIKADNRYKKIEPANRFQPPNAMGSKGRGAKDSFRSEPEIRDQRRHTPNTDFSPLTRETRRYEDNASASRNIKPGPPHNTAPTPSKTSFGIFSSLNTNSPGKQDTPASSYRGNQGPPYTPSTNPEDKGQKSWGVFSK; from the exons ATGGCAGTCTTCTGTAGAATAAACCAATCCAAGCTCAAGTCCCTTTCGGATCAATTCAAGAGACATTACTTTCAAATCTCTCATGCTGCTTCGCTCGATTCCGGTCGTATAACAAAACATGTTCTTGGATGTGTAGAGCGGACAATTCCCCGTAGACCAGCTGATTGTGGCGGTAATGTTAGGTTCTTTGCTGCTCCGGTTCAG TTTCAAGGTAAGgcgaagaaagaagagaaggacACAAGTGGGCCACGACTTAATGATAAAATCAAGGCCGACTTTGTAAGGCTTGTATCTGATGATG GACATACGGTTCTTAAGTTACATGAAGCTCTTGCACGTGCTCGTGAGCTCAATCTTGATTTGGTTGAG GTCCAAACAAAAGCCAATCCACCTGTCTGTAAAATTATGGATTTCCACAGAGAGAAATATAAACAGCAAATAAGGGAAAAGGACCGTGTTAAAAGCAAG GCTGAACTGAGTTTAAAAAAGGGAGATCACAAAGAAGTCCGCTTCACTGGGAAAACT GAGGAGAAGGACCTAAGGATGAAAGCTGATATGGTAAAGCGATTGATGGAACGTGGTTACCGTGTGAAG TGTAGTGCCAGGGGCGGTGAGGATCAGGACTTGGGTGGCTTGCTATCTCGTCTTTCTGCTTTG ATAGAGGATGTAGCAGTGGTGGAAAGTGGACCAAGGGTGGAAAGAGGGCAGGCATATGTTATAGTCAGGCATGTTAAATTTGGCCCCTCAAAGAAAGGGGGTGGCGGCAAAGCATCGAATGTTGTTGCAAATGCGAAGCAGAAGGCTCAAAATGGCACCACCTCTCCGACTTCACCAGCCGCCCGTTCTTCAAGCCcaagggaagaagaaattgacCCTGAAGTTGATTTTGAGAGTTCTAAAGAAACTACCTGGTCCGTCGTTGATGGTAATAATGATTTTGACGAAGTGTTTGACTTAAAAGATGATGCTAATGGGACTCCCTCAAATACTGCTGCCAAGAAAATGAATGTCTCAGACCTTTCTCAACCAAGGGGGTTGCCTGATTCTGGCCGAACCAGCTCTGTTCCACTCTCTCGACAAGATCCTTCCATCAAAGCCGATAATAGATACAAAAAGATCGAACCTGCGAACCGTTTCCAACCACCAAATGCAATGGGCAGCAAGGGTCGAGGTGCTAAAGATTCATTCCGATCAGAACCTGAGATTCGTGATCAAAGGAGGCACACTCCAAACACAGACTTCTCGCCCTTGACGAGAGAAACCCGACGATATGAGGACAATGCTTCTGCATCAAGAAACATTAAGCCTGGTCCGCCACACAACACTGCTCCCACTCCATCCAAAACTAGCTTTGGGATCTTCAGTTCTCTGAACACCAACTCTCCAGGAAAGCAAGATACACCGGCCTCGAGTTATCGAGGCAACCAAGGGCCTCCATACACGCCATCGACTAATCCCGAGGACAAGGGACAGAAAAGCTGGGGAGTTTTCAGTAAGTAG
- the LOC111776940 gene encoding protein CHAPERONE-LIKE PROTEIN OF POR1, chloroplastic-like — MAATLSVRPNRPAAGSPFPWPPFRRSGSTFLSRTASWSGGAAVAPPPRRAFTRTLLLPVQATSRPDDSAPSKMSLEHALKLLGVSEGASFDEILRAKNSILATCSDDKAIAQVEAAYDMLLMQSLTRRRAGKVENSRIRYADAKPINSPGLGSSSQWLRNMPITVEAPSTRDLGIQAGVYGALAVLTYVNGASSSSSLPYAGADVPGLILAGSFGASLYFMTKRNVKLGKATVITLGGLVAGAVVGSAVESWLQVDVVPFLGVHSPATVMETTSSSSNFEATQPISLLAKAAAAVGARLCMRELTEQTRKSGAFENDASCMKV; from the exons ATGGCAGCCACCCTCTCCGTCCGGCCCAACCGCCCTGCCGCCGGCTCACCGTTTCCATGGCCGCCTTTCCGACGATCCGGTTCAACATTTCTCAGTAGAACCGCTTCCTGGAGTGGCGGCGCCGCTGTTGCCCCGCCTCCACGCCGCGCATTTACAAGGACGCTGCTGCTGCCGGTTCAGGCAACCTCGCGTCCAGACGACTCAGCGCCGTCTAAGATGTCTCTTGAGCACGCACTTAAGCTTCTTGGAGTCTCTGAAGGAGCCTCCTTCGATGAAATACTCCGCGCCAAGAATTCTATTCTTGCTACTTGCAGTGACGACAAGGCGATTGCTCAG GTTGAAGCTGCATATGACATGCTGCTTATGCAAAGCTTAACTCGGCGGCGAGCCGGGAAAGTTGAGAACAGTCGCATCCGATATGCTGATGCTAAACCAATAAATTCTCCTGGCTTGGGTTCATCATCTCAGTGGCTGCGGAATATGCCTATTACTGTTGAAGCCCCATCTACTCGTGACTTGGGCATACAAGCTGGTGTATATGGGGCACTAGCAGTCTTGACTTATGTAAATGgagcttcttcatcttcttcactgCCTTATGCAGGTGCTGATGTTCCTGGACTGATCTTGGCAGGTAGCTTTGGAGCTTCCCTGTACTTCATGACCAAAAGGAACGTAAAATTAG GAAAGGCAACGGTGATAACACTAGGTGGCCTTGTGGCTGGTGCAGTAGTGGGGTCTGCAGTTGAGAGTTGGTTGCAGGTTGACGTTGTTCCTTTCCTTGGTGTACACTCCCCTGCTACTGTC ATGGAGActacttcttcttcctccaactTTGAGGCAACACAACCCATTTCCTTGTTGGCCAAAGCCGCAGCAgcag TCGGTGCTCGTTTGTGCATGCGGGAACTAACCGAACAAACAAGGAAATCTGGGGCATTTGAGAATGATGCGAGTTGTATGAAGGTGTAA
- the LOC111776939 gene encoding probable protein phosphatase 2C 60, with the protein MFSGLMNFLRACFRPRSDRHVHKGSEAGGRQDGLLWYKDSGQHANGEFSMAVVQANNLLEDQSQMESGNLSLHEAGPYGTFVGVYDGHGGPETSRYVNDHLFQHLKRFASEQQSMSVDVIRKAFQATEDGVIAQVSKQWSMRPLIAAVGSCCLVGVICGGTLYIANLGDSRAVLGRVVKATGEVLSVQLSAEHNASIESVRQELRALHPDDPHIVVLKHNVWRVKGLIQVSRSIGDVYLKRAEFNREPLYAKFRLREPIKTPILNAEPSISVLQLQPQDQFIIFASDGLWEHLSNQEAVDIVQNHPRNGSARRLVKAALQEAAKKREMRYSDLKKIDRGVRRHFHDDITVIVVFLDSNLVSRASSTKCASLSMRGGGVNLHPNSLAPGMA; encoded by the exons ATGTTCTCAGGGTTGATGAACTTTCTGAGAGCTTGTTTTCGACCGCGGTCAGATCGACATGTGCACAAAGGTTCAGAGGCTGGTGGTCGACAGGATGGTCTCTTATGGTACAAGGATAGTGGACAGCATGCCAATGGTGAGTTTTCAATGGCTGTAGTTCAGGCTAATAATTTACTTGAGGATCAAAGCCAGATGGAGTCAGGGAATTTGAGCTTGCACGAGGCTGGGCCATATGGTACCTTTGTTGGTGTGTATGATGGGCATGGAGGGCCAGAGACATCTCGCTATGTAAATGATCATCTTTTCCAGCATCTTAAAA GGTTTGCTTCCGAGCAACAGTCCATGTCGGTGGATGTCATACGAAAGGCGTTTCAAGCTACCGAAGACGGGGTTATCGCTCAAGTTTCAAAACAATGGTCAATGAGGCCACTAATTGCAGCTGTTGGATCTTGCTGCCTTGTAGGTGTAATTTGTGGTGGAACTCTTTACATAGCTAACCTTGGTGATTCACGAGCTGTTTTAGGGAGAGTTGTAAAGGCAACAGGGGAAGTTTTGTCTGTCCAGTTGTCTGCTGAGCATAATGCATCTATAGAGTCTGTCAGGCAGGAGCTCCGGGCCCTGCACCCTGATGATCCACATATTGTAGTCTTGAAGCATAATGTATGGCGTGTGAAGGGCCTTATACAG GTTTCTCGATCCATCGGTGATGTCTATTTAAAGAGAGCTGAGTTCAACCGAGAGCCTCTATATGCTAAGTTTCGCCTTCGTGAACCTATCAAAACGCCCATACTGAACGCCGAACCATCTATTTCAGTGCTACAATTGCAACCACAGgatcaatttattatatttgctTCAGATGGGCTCTGGGAACACCTTAGTAATCAGGAAGCTGTTGATATTGTCCAAAACCATCCACGTAAT GGAAGTGCAAGGAGGTTAGTGAAAGCAGCACTGCAAGAGGCagcaaagaagagagaaatgagGTACTCCGATTTGAAGAAGATTGACCGTGGCGTACGACGACATTTCCACGATGACATCACAGTGATTGTTGTGTTTCTCGACTCGAACCTTGTGAGCCGGGCTAGCTCTACAAAATGTGCAAGCCTATCCATGCGAGGGGGCGGAGTTAACTTGCATCCGAACTCATTGGCCCCTGGCATGGCCTGA